TATAGGTCAGCATCATCACCAAATAAATTGACTTCTATATTCATAAAATTATTAGTTTATTAGGCGGCTCTTATACTTTTAGCCGCCTCCACCTTTACTAAAGCATCCTTGAGAATTATCCATTTACTAGTCAAAtgttaataaatatatatatgattAATGTCTATGTGCGAAAAGCCGCCATACTCCTATATAAACCACCAAATAATTTGTCACTATATCCAACAACGCaacttgttttaaaaaaaaaatgtccACAAACATGGGATACTTGAGATCTTCTTTTGTTTTCTTCCTCCTTGCCTTTGTGACTTGTACTTATGCTGCAACTATCGAGGTCCGAAACAACTGCCCGTACACCGTTTGGGCGGCGTCGACCCCCATAGGCGGTGGCCGACGCCTCGATCGAGGCCAAACTTGGGTGATCAATGCGCCACGAGGTACTAAAATGGCACGTATATGGGGTCGTACAAATTGTAATTTTAATGCTGCTGGTAGGGGTACATGCCAAACCGGTGACTGTGGTGGAGTCCTACAATGCACTGGGTGGGGTAAACCACCAAACACCTTGGCCGAATACGCATTGGACCAATTCAGTGGCTTAGATTTTTGGGACATTTCTTTAGTAGATGGATTCAACATACCGATGACTTTCGCCCCGACTAACCCTAGTGGAGGG
The DNA window shown above is from Nicotiana tomentosiformis chromosome 8, ASM39032v3, whole genome shotgun sequence and carries:
- the LOC104103891 gene encoding osmotin, encoding MSTNMGYLRSSFVFFLLAFVTCTYAATIEVRNNCPYTVWAASTPIGGGRRLDRGQTWVINAPRGTKMARIWGRTNCNFNAAGRGTCQTGDCGGVLQCTGWGKPPNTLAEYALDQFSGLDFWDISLVDGFNIPMTFAPTNPSGGKCHAIHCTANINGECPRELRVPGGCNNPCTTFGGQQYCCTQGPCGPTFFSKFFKQRCPDAYSYPQDDPTSTFTCPGGSTNYKVIFCPNGQAHPNFPLEMPESDEVAK